In Zhaonella formicivorans, one DNA window encodes the following:
- the recA gene encoding recombinase RecA — protein sequence MLVNDKAKALEMALTQIEKQFGKGSIMKLGEAASALQVEVISTGALALDLALGVGGVPRGRIIEVYGPESSGKTTVALHIIAEAQKNGGIAAFIDAEHALDPVYARNLGVDIDNLLVSQPDTGEQALEIAEALVRSGAVDVIVVDSVAALVPRAEIEGEMGDAHVGLQARLMSQALRKLAGAISKSRTIAIFINQLREKVGVMFGNPETTPGGRALKFYASIRLEVRRVETLKQGADMVGSRTRVKVVKNKVAPPFKQADFDIMYGEGISKEGSIIDLGTELNIIQKSGAWYSYGEERLGQGRENVKEFLKTHQEIMQLIEQEIRNKVNENHQLLPQAKG from the coding sequence ATGTTAGTGAACGATAAAGCTAAAGCGTTAGAAATGGCTCTAACCCAAATAGAGAAACAATTTGGCAAGGGGTCGATTATGAAACTGGGTGAAGCGGCTTCGGCTTTGCAGGTAGAGGTAATATCAACAGGAGCATTGGCATTGGATTTAGCTTTGGGAGTGGGTGGCGTACCCAGGGGCAGGATTATTGAGGTTTACGGTCCGGAATCATCTGGAAAAACTACTGTTGCTTTACACATCATTGCGGAGGCACAAAAAAATGGTGGGATTGCAGCTTTTATCGATGCCGAACATGCCTTAGACCCGGTTTATGCCCGGAATTTGGGGGTAGATATAGATAATTTGCTGGTTTCCCAACCCGATACCGGAGAACAAGCCCTGGAAATTGCTGAAGCGTTAGTTAGAAGCGGTGCGGTGGATGTGATAGTGGTTGACTCGGTGGCCGCTTTGGTACCACGGGCCGAAATTGAAGGAGAAATGGGTGATGCCCATGTAGGTCTGCAAGCTCGTTTGATGTCGCAGGCCTTACGTAAATTGGCGGGGGCCATCAGTAAATCCAGGACTATCGCTATTTTTATCAACCAGCTAAGGGAAAAGGTCGGGGTTATGTTTGGCAACCCGGAAACTACGCCTGGAGGAAGGGCTTTAAAGTTTTACGCTTCCATCCGGCTTGAAGTGCGCAGAGTGGAAACACTGAAACAAGGTGCAGATATGGTTGGAAGCAGGACAAGGGTTAAAGTCGTAAAAAACAAGGTGGCGCCTCCTTTTAAACAAGCTGATTTTGATATCATGTATGGCGAGGGAATATCGAAAGAGGGCAGCATTATCGATTTAGGCACGGAATTAAACATTATTCAAAAGAGCGGGGCCTGGTATTCATATGGGGAAGAACGTCTGGGTCAAGGGCGCGAGAACGTGAAGGAGTTTTTAAAAACCCATCAGGAAATAATGCAGTTAATCGAGCAAGAAATTCGAAATAAAGTTAATGAAAATCACCAACTGCTGCCCCAGGCTAAAGGATAA
- the thpR gene encoding RNA 2',3'-cyclic phosphodiesterase, translating to MRLFLAIHLTPELKNVLAEQQAELKRKITGVKWVEPENIHLTIKFLGEIAKENLPYLITKFKGAAGKFKPFDLKVKGMGAFPTLARARIIWAGIAQPWPVSLLALQAGLEQVLLEKQFCTLDKNFYPHLTLGRVKKSSGGLNCSGFLSSTADKVFGTSRVDAFYLMQSVLHQTGPCYTVVQRFPLNLENN from the coding sequence TTGCGCCTGTTTCTCGCTATACATCTTACACCTGAGCTGAAGAATGTGCTGGCTGAGCAGCAAGCTGAACTAAAACGTAAAATCACTGGAGTAAAATGGGTTGAACCGGAAAATATCCATTTAACTATCAAATTTTTGGGTGAAATAGCCAAAGAAAACCTTCCATATTTAATTACAAAGTTTAAAGGGGCTGCAGGCAAATTCAAACCTTTTGATCTCAAAGTAAAAGGGATGGGAGCCTTTCCAACTTTAGCGAGAGCCCGCATCATCTGGGCAGGAATTGCCCAGCCATGGCCCGTATCGCTGCTTGCTTTACAAGCCGGGCTTGAGCAGGTGCTCCTGGAAAAGCAATTTTGTACCCTGGATAAGAATTTTTATCCCCATCTCACTTTGGGAAGGGTCAAAAAATCATCGGGGGGACTTAACTGCAGTGGCTTTTTATCTTCAACGGCTGATAAGGTTTTCGGCACCAGCCGGGTTGATGCTTTTTACCTGATGCAAAGCGTGCTTCACCAAACAGGTCCGTGTTATACAGTAGTCCAGCGGTTTCCGCTGAATTTGGAAAATAATTGA
- a CDS encoding metallophosphoesterase family protein translates to MVAGLFAQMRFNITAFEFQLSIDFLTKNITEIVIPPIGTIFAETHWTPVRISLLLRSIDLEALKDILEQGVKQQELLDKVVTELNRVIKIFLLRMLALGTLGGTLGILALHRKRIMSYFKGALAGLLIMACLLYGTYYSYDLSKFQNPHFEGALQGAPWMIDLFQEALVKVDILGKRMQVMAANLYQLFERLEQVEPIEDDIHGLKILHVSDIHNNPAAYDFIAQIADSFGVDVIVDTGDISDFGTPLEAKLVQRLQELKVPYLFVAGNHDSPTILEALQNINNVLVVNDRIFNVKGINFAGINDPASVSTRVIPPPEEKITEYANRLRGLIRVSEVCPDILMVHNPWLARQFAGQVPVILYGHNHRYSIDEGKGSVLVNAGTTGAAGVRGLIETNEIPYSLALLHFKKDSAWTLVAADTIKVFNLKSGFSVERRVFVPYFEDKTENNVGAGNLTAYSE, encoded by the coding sequence GTGGTTGCAGGATTATTTGCTCAAATGCGCTTTAATATTACTGCCTTTGAATTTCAGTTAAGTATAGACTTTTTGACAAAAAACATTACGGAAATAGTTATTCCACCCATAGGGACTATTTTTGCCGAAACCCATTGGACTCCTGTCAGGATAAGTTTGCTCCTGCGCAGCATTGATTTGGAGGCGCTAAAAGATATCCTGGAGCAAGGGGTGAAGCAGCAGGAACTGCTTGATAAGGTAGTAACCGAGCTAAACCGGGTTATAAAAATATTCTTATTGCGCATGCTGGCTTTGGGGACGCTTGGTGGAACCCTCGGCATTTTAGCGCTCCACCGCAAGCGGATCATGTCCTATTTTAAAGGAGCGCTAGCTGGATTGTTGATTATGGCCTGCTTACTTTACGGTACTTATTACAGTTATGATCTCAGTAAATTTCAAAATCCCCATTTTGAAGGAGCATTGCAAGGTGCACCTTGGATGATTGATCTATTTCAAGAAGCTTTAGTAAAGGTGGATATTTTAGGGAAACGCATGCAGGTTATGGCCGCCAACCTTTACCAGCTTTTTGAGCGTCTGGAACAAGTGGAACCCATTGAAGACGATATACACGGCCTAAAAATCTTGCATGTCTCTGATATTCATAACAATCCTGCGGCTTATGATTTTATTGCGCAGATAGCAGACAGTTTTGGGGTGGACGTTATAGTCGACACAGGGGATATTTCAGATTTCGGAACACCTTTGGAAGCTAAACTGGTGCAGAGATTGCAAGAATTGAAAGTACCCTATCTCTTTGTGGCCGGTAACCATGATTCTCCCACAATTCTTGAGGCCCTGCAAAATATTAATAACGTTTTGGTCGTCAATGACCGGATTTTCAATGTGAAGGGTATCAATTTTGCCGGGATAAACGATCCTGCCTCAGTCAGCACCCGGGTAATCCCACCACCTGAAGAAAAAATAACTGAATATGCGAACCGCTTAAGAGGTCTAATTAGGGTTTCAGAGGTTTGCCCCGACATCCTGATGGTGCACAATCCTTGGCTGGCCAGACAGTTTGCAGGTCAGGTGCCGGTTATACTTTATGGACATAATCACCGTTATTCTATTGATGAAGGAAAAGGATCGGTGTTAGTAAATGCAGGAACAACAGGCGCTGCCGGCGTTAGGGGTTTAATCGAAACTAACGAAATCCCCTATAGTTTGGCGTTATTGCATTTTAAAAAGGATTCGGCTTGGACTTTGGTAGCCGCTGATACTATTAAAGTATTTAACCTTAAGAGTGGTTTTTCTGTGGAACGCAGGGTGTTTGTCCCTTATTTTGAAGATAAAACGGAAAACAATGTGGGAGCAGGGAATTTAACAGCTTACAGCGAATAA